Part of the Propioniciclava sp. MC1595 genome is shown below.
CGCGCTCAACGAGGGCAAGACCCTCCCCGACGCGAACATCACCGCCGTGCACCGCTCCGACAACTCGGGCACCACCGAGAACTTCACCGACTACCTCGCCCAGGTCGCCCCCGAGGTGTGGACCGAGGACGCGTCCGGCGACTGGCCGACCGCCTACGTCGGTGAGGCCGCCAAGGGCACCTCCGGTGTCGTCGACGCCGTGAAGTCCGGCACCAACACCATCGGCTACGCCGACGCCGGCCAGGCCCCCGACCTCGACCACGTCCAGGTCAAGGTCGGCGACCAGCACTTCGGCCCCGAGGCCGAGGCTGCCGCCAAGCTGGTCGACAACGCCTCCAAGGTCGAGGGCCGCGGCGAGCACGACTGGGCGCTGAAGCTCGACCGCAAGGCCGAGGACCAGTACCCGATCGCGCTGGTCGCCTACGCGATGGTGTGCGAGGAGTACAAGGACGCCGCCCAGGGTGCGCTCGTCAAGGAGTACCTCTCCTACGTGACCTCGAACGAGGGCCAGAAGGCCGCCTCGGCCAAGGCCGGCAACGCCCCGCTGTCGTCCGAGATGGAGGCCAACATCAAGGCCGCCATCGACTCGATCAAGTGATTGCTGCTTGACTGAACCCAAGGTTGGGCCCGCCCAGGTCTCGGACCCGGGCGGGCCCTTCCGCGGAGCGGCTCACCACCCACGCACCACGACATCTCGGGAAGGCCCATGAGTACAACCGTCGAACGACCGGCACCGTCCGGGTCGTCACTGGTCCCCAGCAAGCCGCGCGTCGGCGACCGGGTCTTCAAGGGCCTGTCCACGGGAGCCGGTGTGCTGATCTTCGTCATCCTCGGCGCCGTCGCGACGTTCCTGCTCGCGATGGCGTTCCCTGCACTGGTGGCCACCCCGGCCGAGCTCGAGGAGCGCGGGTTCGGCGAGTTCTGGTCCTGGGTCATCCCGCTCGCCTTCGGCACCGTCTGGTCGTCGTTCTGGGCGCTCGTCTTCGCCGTGCCCG
Proteins encoded:
- the pstS gene encoding phosphate ABC transporter substrate-binding protein PstS, which encodes MKLSKIGAPLAILTASALVLTGCGAANEPAAAPADTAGGTSTAAGSALSGTLTGKGASSMNAAQTTWIAEFQTANPGVTVNYSPDGSGAGRDAFKAGAADFAGSDRAFKDEEMGAGNFATCADTSNALNLPVFISPIAVIYKVEGVTDLQLDAATIAGIFSGKITKWNDPAITALNEGKTLPDANITAVHRSDNSGTTENFTDYLAQVAPEVWTEDASGDWPTAYVGEAAKGTSGVVDAVKSGTNTIGYADAGQAPDLDHVQVKVGDQHFGPEAEAAAKLVDNASKVEGRGEHDWALKLDRKAEDQYPIALVAYAMVCEEYKDAAQGALVKEYLSYVTSNEGQKAASAKAGNAPLSSEMEANIKAAIDSIK